In candidate division TA06 bacterium, the following are encoded in one genomic region:
- a CDS encoding thiamine pyrophosphate-binding protein, translated as MKLSDYVIDFIAGQGVAHIFELVGGAITHLVDSTVDRKDITCVSVHHEQAAAFAAEGYARINGKLGVAMATSGPGALNLLTGIGSCYFDSVPCLFITGQVNTYEYKFDRPVRQVGFQETDIVSVARPLTKYAEMVTDAGKIRYHLEKAVYYAQSGRPGPVLLDIPMDIQRAQIEPEKLESFFTSGEFLTMQNETVLCQESDIEEVVRLISEARRPVILAGGGVRAGDAVRELGLLTEKTGIPVVTSLMGIDAVPGDNPRCFGMIGVYGNRFSNLAVANCDLLLVLGSRLDTRQTGTRPETFARAAKIVHVDVDKHELDSKVRTHLAIQCQVKEFLESINDRLKAYIKPDLAPWYSVVSRYRKKYPTRSPEPEGSALDPNHFLEILSGHCGIGDIVCIDVGQNQMWAAQSFRLKDDQRMLISGGMGSMGFALPAALGAAKAAPGKRVVVISGDGGIQLNIQDLDTIVSHHLPVKLVVLNNGCLGMVRQFQDMYFDGRQQSTVVGYHCPDLMKIAEAYGLPVSTISSLERVEEAVGRFFDSEKPAFLEVKIAQDSCVNPKLLVNCPIEDMSPPLERDQLEKEMVINCKGQEK; from the coding sequence ATGAAGCTTTCTGATTATGTAATTGATTTCATAGCCGGCCAGGGCGTGGCCCATATCTTTGAATTGGTCGGCGGCGCGATCACGCACTTGGTTGACTCGACGGTCGACCGGAAAGATATTACCTGCGTGTCCGTGCATCACGAGCAGGCGGCGGCCTTCGCCGCCGAGGGCTATGCCCGGATCAACGGAAAACTGGGGGTGGCCATGGCCACCAGCGGCCCCGGCGCGCTAAACCTGCTGACCGGAATCGGCAGTTGTTATTTTGACTCTGTGCCCTGCCTGTTCATCACCGGACAGGTTAATACCTATGAATACAAATTCGACCGGCCGGTCCGGCAGGTCGGTTTTCAGGAAACGGATATTGTGAGCGTGGCCAGGCCCTTGACCAAGTATGCGGAGATGGTCACTGACGCGGGTAAAATCAGGTATCACTTGGAAAAGGCGGTATATTACGCCCAGTCCGGCCGGCCCGGCCCGGTATTGCTTGACATCCCCATGGATATTCAGCGGGCCCAGATTGAACCGGAAAAATTGGAAAGTTTTTTCACCAGTGGCGAATTTCTGACGATGCAAAATGAAACCGTTCTTTGCCAGGAATCAGATATTGAGGAAGTGGTCCGGCTCATTTCAGAAGCCCGGCGCCCGGTCATCCTGGCCGGAGGAGGGGTAAGAGCCGGGGATGCGGTAAGGGAGCTTGGTCTGCTGACGGAAAAAACCGGCATTCCCGTAGTGACATCCCTGATGGGAATTGACGCCGTTCCCGGGGACAATCCCCGCTGCTTTGGAATGATCGGGGTGTACGGAAACCGGTTCAGCAATCTTGCCGTGGCCAACTGCGACCTGCTGCTGGTGCTCGGTTCCCGTCTGGACACCCGCCAGACCGGAACCCGTCCGGAAACCTTTGCCCGGGCCGCTAAAATAGTCCATGTCGATGTCGACAAACATGAACTGGATTCGAAAGTTAGGACCCACCTGGCAATTCAATGCCAGGTCAAGGAATTTCTGGAGTCGATCAATGACAGATTGAAGGCTTATATTAAGCCCGACCTGGCTCCGTGGTATTCTGTCGTCAGTAGATACCGGAAAAAATACCCCACTAGATCGCCGGAACCAGAGGGCAGCGCCCTTGACCCGAACCATTTCCTGGAGATCCTTTCCGGGCACTGCGGGATTGGCGACATAGTTTGCATCGATGTGGGCCAGAACCAGATGTGGGCGGCCCAGTCTTTCCGGCTTAAGGATGATCAGCGGATGCTTATTTCCGGCGGGATGGGCTCGATGGGTTTTGCCCTTCCGGCAGCGCTGGGAGCCGCCAAAGCAGCTCCCGGTAAACGGGTGGTGGTGATATCGGGCGACGGCGGGATACAGTTGAACATCCAGGACCTGGATACCATCGTCAGCCATCATTTGCCGGTCAAGTTAGTCGTTTTGAACAACGGCTGTCTGGGCATGGTGCGGCAGTTTCAGGACATGTATTTTGACGGGCGCCAGCAATCGACAGTTGTAGGGTACCACTGCCCCGACCTGATGAAAATTGCCGAAGCTTATGGTCTGCCGGTCAGTACTATATCCTCGTTGGAGAGGGTTGAGGAAGCCGTAGGCCGGTTTTTCGATTCCGAAAAGCCGGCGTTCCTTGAGGTGAAGATCGCCCAGGATAGCTGTGTCAACCCAAAATTACTGGTGAACTGTCCAATTGAGGACATGTCCCCGCCGTTGGAACGGGATCAACTGGAAAAAGAGATGGTAATAAATTGTAAGGGGCAGGAGAAGTGA
- the rfbF gene encoding glucose-1-phosphate cytidylyltransferase, with product MKVVILAGGQGTRISEETAVRPKPMVEIAGKPILWHIMKSYSQHGFNEFVICLGFKGYMIKEYFSNYFLHTSDVTFDIMNNAMEVHQKYAEPWKVTLVDTGTETMTGGRIKRVSPYIGGERFMLTYGDGLADVNLSELYRYHQQQGCAATVTTVQTVGRFGALSLGADNRVMSFREKPAQDDGWINGGFFVLEPEILERIAGDGTVFEKDPLESLSAEGQLAAYKHYGFWHPMDTLRDKNYLEELWNRGKAPWKTWK from the coding sequence ATGAAAGTTGTTATTTTAGCAGGGGGGCAGGGAACAAGGATCAGCGAAGAAACCGCGGTCCGTCCCAAACCGATGGTGGAGATCGCCGGCAAGCCGATCTTATGGCATATCATGAAAAGCTATTCCCAGCACGGCTTCAATGAGTTTGTCATCTGCCTTGGATTCAAAGGGTACATGATCAAAGAATATTTTTCCAATTACTTTCTGCACACCAGCGATGTAACGTTTGACATTATGAACAATGCCATGGAGGTTCACCAAAAGTACGCCGAGCCATGGAAGGTCACTTTGGTGGACACCGGAACGGAAACCATGACCGGGGGCCGCATCAAACGGGTCTCTCCCTATATTGGCGGCGAGCGATTCATGCTGACCTACGGCGATGGTTTGGCGGATGTCAACCTGTCAGAATTATACCGTTACCATCAGCAGCAAGGTTGTGCCGCGACGGTCACCACGGTGCAAACCGTTGGGCGTTTTGGGGCATTATCATTGGGTGCGGATAACCGGGTGATGAGTTTCCGGGAAAAGCCGGCCCAGGACGACGGCTGGATAAACGGGGGTTTTTTTGTGTTGGAGCCAGAGATCCTGGAACGGATTGCCGGTGACGGCACGGTATTTGAAAAGGACCCTTTGGAGAGCTTATCCGCTGAAGGGCAACTGGCGGCATACAAGCATTATGGTTTCTGGCATCCGATGGATACCTTGAGGGATAAAAATTACCTAGAGGAGCTTTGGAACCGGGGGAAGGCTCCTTGGAAAACCTGGAAGTGA
- a CDS encoding NAD(P)-dependent oxidoreductase yields the protein MKVLVTGATGFVGACLTRRLVAIGHDVHICLRPRSDRWRIKDLKPDIKEHLADLRDADVIMNAVSQIQPEVVFHLATHGGFAGQSESADILETNILGTVNLLRACEKTGFNCFINTGSSSEYGPKTEPMNENDPLYPVGDYGVSKAAATLYCRSEAVRKKLPILTLRLFSPYGQWDDPRRFIPYVIKSLLRGESPELASPNSVRDYIFIDDVIDLFLKAAAIPRPGGIFNVGSGQQHTTGDVVGMIAENIGQGAVLLWGKLDPPRLEPLRWEADTASVKKSYDWDPATPLAKGLVKTVEWFRTHLELYP from the coding sequence ATGAAAGTGCTGGTAACCGGGGCAACAGGATTTGTCGGAGCCTGCCTTACCCGGCGCCTGGTGGCCATTGGCCATGATGTCCATATCTGCCTCCGGCCCCGGTCGGACAGATGGCGGATCAAGGACCTGAAGCCTGACATCAAGGAACACCTGGCCGATCTGCGGGACGCCGATGTGATTATGAATGCGGTCAGCCAAATACAACCGGAAGTGGTCTTTCACTTGGCGACCCATGGTGGATTTGCCGGTCAATCGGAATCGGCGGATATCCTGGAAACAAATATTCTGGGAACCGTAAATCTCCTGAGAGCCTGCGAAAAGACAGGCTTCAACTGTTTCATCAATACCGGCAGCTCCTCCGAATACGGCCCAAAAACTGAGCCGATGAACGAAAATGACCCGTTGTATCCTGTGGGAGATTACGGGGTCTCCAAAGCGGCGGCCACCTTGTATTGCCGGTCCGAGGCGGTCCGGAAGAAACTGCCGATCCTGACCCTGCGGCTGTTCTCCCCCTACGGACAATGGGACGATCCCCGCCGGTTCATCCCCTACGTCATCAAATCGCTGCTGCGGGGCGAATCCCCGGAGCTGGCCTCGCCCAACTCAGTCCGGGATTATATCTTTATTGATGATGTAATTGACCTGTTCTTGAAAGCCGCCGCGATCCCCCGGCCGGGCGGGATATTCAATGTAGGAAGCGGGCAACAGCATACGACAGGCGATGTCGTTGGGATGATAGCGGAGAACATCGGCCAGGGGGCAGTGCTGCTTTGGGGGAAACTCGACCCGCCGCGGCTGGAGCCGCTCCGCTGGGAAGCGGATACGGCCAGCGTCAAAAAATCATACGATTGGGATCCCGCCACCCCGCTGGCCAAAGGCCTGGTGAAAACCGTAGAATGGTTCCGGACGCACCTGGAATTGTATCCCTGA
- a CDS encoding glycosyltransferase family 1 protein, whose protein sequence is MNAKNKWNKKILAVLLEWDYGDRRRGPSLEREFFYKNLSALAAQVEPFWYDDHLNDPPGLQKQLINKATDFNPDLIFFVPYQDQFSPQTLDYLKSRWPTMAWFGDDSWRFETYTAKNAPHYSYSATTDIFSVTKYQKLGINPIATQWAGQGGDMNLGPVPPVSYDHQVSFVGGNNLFRSWYIKRLETLGVKVDCFGAGWPAGKVSFDQMNRIFYKSRINLNLSNSVNQDIRFILSGPGPLVNYLRSGKRYEQMKARNFEIPLAGGFQLTNYVAGLENYLKVGDEVAVYATPEECAQQIKYYLANEEKRLNIAINGQRRAQGEHTYYHRLEALLKAIWK, encoded by the coding sequence ATGAATGCAAAGAATAAGTGGAATAAGAAAATACTGGCGGTGCTCCTGGAGTGGGATTATGGAGACCGGAGACGGGGCCCATCCCTGGAGCGCGAGTTTTTTTATAAGAATTTGTCAGCCCTGGCGGCCCAGGTCGAGCCCTTTTGGTATGATGACCATCTCAACGATCCTCCCGGTCTGCAAAAACAATTGATCAACAAAGCCACCGATTTTAACCCAGACCTAATATTTTTTGTCCCCTATCAGGACCAGTTCAGCCCCCAGACATTGGATTATCTCAAAAGTCGTTGGCCGACTATGGCCTGGTTCGGAGACGACAGCTGGCGTTTCGAGACCTATACCGCAAAAAATGCGCCGCACTACTCATATTCAGCCACCACAGATATTTTCAGCGTCACCAAATACCAGAAACTTGGGATCAATCCTATCGCCACCCAATGGGCCGGACAAGGCGGCGACATGAATCTGGGGCCGGTCCCGCCGGTATCATATGATCACCAGGTTTCATTCGTGGGCGGGAACAACTTGTTCCGGTCATGGTACATAAAGAGGCTGGAGACCCTGGGAGTAAAAGTTGACTGTTTTGGCGCCGGGTGGCCGGCGGGCAAGGTTTCTTTTGACCAGATGAACAGGATATTCTACAAATCCAGGATCAACCTCAACCTCTCCAACAGCGTTAACCAAGACATTCGCTTCATACTAAGCGGTCCCGGCCCCCTGGTCAACTACCTTAGGTCCGGCAAAAGGTATGAGCAGATGAAAGCCCGCAATTTCGAAATTCCCTTAGCCGGGGGTTTTCAGTTGACCAATTATGTGGCCGGTCTTGAAAACTATCTTAAAGTTGGGGATGAAGTTGCGGTGTATGCCACTCCGGAAGAGTGTGCCCAGCAGATAAAATATTATCTGGCAAATGAAGAGAAGCGCCTGAACATTGCGATCAACGGGCAACGCAGGGCCCAGGGGGAACATACGTATTACCACCGCCTGGAAGCCCTATTGAAAGCAATATGGAAATGA
- the rfbG gene encoding CDP-glucose 4,6-dehydratase: MNPSFWNGRKVLLTGHTGFKGSWLSLWLHQMGAKVSGYSLEPPTKPSLFELCHLGQLVDSTIGDIRNAELLAQKMSAAGPEIVIHMAAQSLVRRSYQEPVETFSVNVMGTVNLLEAVRTTGSVRAVINVTTDKCYENKEWLWGYRENEPLGGHDPYSGSKACSELVTASYRTSFFGQDGNSPGVSVATVRAGNVIGGGDWSEDRLIPDCIRAMVKGEKIIVRNPGAQRPWQHVLEPLSGYLTLAEAMFHGDSAYAGAWNFGPDDRDMKPVEWIVKYMCREWGNEAGYTIAEEKGPHEAGILKLDSTKARSRLGWHPRWNLEAALSRIIDWTKAYVRQDDLNEVCHKQITEYLNS, from the coding sequence ATGAATCCATCTTTTTGGAATGGGCGGAAAGTATTGTTGACCGGTCATACCGGTTTTAAGGGATCGTGGCTGTCACTGTGGCTGCATCAGATGGGAGCCAAGGTCTCCGGCTATTCCCTGGAGCCGCCGACCAAACCAAGTTTGTTTGAGCTGTGCCATCTAGGCCAACTAGTTGATTCAACCATCGGCGATATTCGCAATGCCGAGCTGCTGGCCCAGAAAATGTCAGCAGCGGGACCAGAGATTGTCATTCATATGGCGGCCCAGTCTCTGGTGCGTAGATCATACCAGGAGCCGGTGGAAACATTTTCGGTGAATGTTATGGGAACTGTCAATTTGCTGGAGGCCGTCCGAACCACCGGATCGGTACGGGCGGTCATCAATGTCACCACCGACAAGTGCTACGAGAACAAGGAATGGCTGTGGGGGTATCGCGAAAACGAACCGCTGGGGGGCCATGATCCATATTCCGGCAGCAAGGCCTGCTCTGAGCTGGTTACCGCAAGCTATCGCACTTCTTTTTTTGGCCAGGATGGCAACAGCCCCGGGGTTTCGGTAGCTACTGTCCGGGCCGGTAATGTGATCGGCGGGGGGGACTGGTCGGAAGACCGCCTCATCCCCGATTGCATCCGGGCCATGGTGAAGGGGGAAAAAATAATTGTCCGGAACCCCGGCGCACAACGTCCCTGGCAGCATGTGTTGGAGCCTCTTTCCGGGTACCTGACCCTGGCGGAAGCAATGTTTCATGGAGATTCGGCATATGCCGGAGCCTGGAACTTTGGTCCGGATGACCGAGACATGAAACCGGTGGAATGGATCGTTAAATACATGTGCCGGGAATGGGGGAATGAGGCCGGTTATACGATTGCGGAAGAGAAAGGCCCGCATGAAGCGGGGATTCTGAAATTGGACAGCACCAAGGCCCGGAGCCGTCTGGGGTGGCATCCCCGATGGAATCTGGAAGCTGCCCTATCTAGGATCATTGATTGGACCAAAGCCTATGTTCGCCAGGACGACCTAAATGAGGTTTGCCATAAACAGATAACCGAATACTTAAACAGCTGA
- a CDS encoding GDP-L-fucose synthase: MGWWTDKKVVVTGGNGFLGSFLVNELRERGGRDIFVPDIADYDLVQLDAVKRLYRDAKPDIVIHLAAKVGGIGANREKPGEFFYDNLIMGVQLMETGRQAGLKKFVALGTICCYPKFAAVPFKEDDVWDGYPEETNAPYGLAKKMMLVQSQSYRQQYGFNSIFLMPVNLYGPRDNFDPGSSHVIPALIKKIHDAQTADQKEIIVWGTGKATREFLYVEDAARAMALASEKYEKSDPVNIGAGFEISIRDLVELIARLMNYTGKIVWDATKPDGQPRRMLDTSRAEREFGFKSTTTFEEGLRKTIGWYVRQREQGLPQ, from the coding sequence ATGGGATGGTGGACAGATAAAAAAGTGGTGGTGACCGGGGGAAACGGTTTTCTCGGCTCGTTTCTGGTCAATGAGCTGCGGGAGAGGGGAGGCCGGGACATATTCGTACCCGATATTGCCGATTACGATCTGGTACAGCTGGATGCGGTAAAGCGTTTATATCGGGACGCCAAACCTGACATCGTCATCCATCTGGCGGCCAAAGTCGGCGGCATAGGCGCCAATCGTGAAAAGCCCGGAGAGTTTTTCTACGACAATCTGATAATGGGCGTGCAGCTGATGGAGACAGGACGCCAGGCTGGGCTGAAAAAATTCGTGGCCTTGGGGACCATCTGCTGTTATCCGAAATTCGCGGCAGTGCCGTTCAAGGAGGATGATGTATGGGACGGCTACCCCGAGGAAACCAATGCCCCCTACGGCCTGGCCAAAAAAATGATGCTGGTGCAGTCCCAGTCTTACCGGCAGCAGTACGGATTTAACTCGATATTTTTAATGCCGGTCAACCTGTATGGCCCCCGGGATAATTTTGATCCCGGATCATCGCATGTGATTCCCGCTTTGATCAAAAAGATACACGATGCCCAGACCGCCGACCAGAAGGAAATCATCGTCTGGGGTACCGGAAAAGCCACCCGGGAATTTTTATACGTTGAGGATGCGGCCAGGGCCATGGCGCTGGCTTCGGAAAAGTATGAAAAGTCCGATCCGGTCAATATCGGAGCGGGCTTTGAAATATCAATCAGGGATCTGGTGGAACTGATAGCCCGGCTGATGAATTACACCGGTAAAATAGTTTGGGATGCCACCAAACCGGACGGCCAGCCCCGCCGGATGCTGGATACTTCGCGGGCCGAACGGGAGTTCGGGTTCAAGTCGACCACCACTTTCGAGGAGGGATTGAGGAAAACAATTGGCTGGTATGTACGGCAACGGGAACAAGGGCTGCCGCAATAA
- the rfbH gene encoding lipopolysaccharide biosynthesis protein RfbH, giving the protein MPAKTNTAAAVRKRILHEVAAYYRLAHKKHGLFVPGERIAYAGRMYDHHEMTALVDSALEFWLTTGRFAGDFENKFAAFLNSKHCSLVNSGSSANLLAFAALASPLLGKKRIRPGDEVITVAAAFPTTVAPILQFGATPVFVDVSLPSYNIDCDLLETALTRKTRAVFLAHTLGNPFNIKIIKRFCETHNLWLIEDNCDALGSKYCLNGAWRYTGTFGDLGTSSFYPPHHMTMGEGGAVYTDNLLLKRIVESLRDWGRDCWCPSGKDDTCGKRFSRAYGELPLGYDHKYVYSHFGYNLKATEMQAAVGCAQLKKLPRFVESRKRNWDILRQGLSDLAEYFILPEPTPGSDPSWFGFLLTVRTGAGFTREQIVRHLESHNIQTRMLFAGNILRQPCFDEFRKAGKGYRVVSAICGGKSSGKIKNVLPVTDQIMRDTFWIGVYPGMTRGMLAHMIDTIREFVNQ; this is encoded by the coding sequence ATGCCAGCAAAAACAAACACGGCGGCAGCCGTGCGCAAGAGGATATTACACGAAGTTGCTGCTTATTACCGGTTGGCGCATAAAAAACACGGTTTATTTGTCCCCGGAGAGCGGATAGCCTATGCCGGCAGGATGTATGATCATCATGAAATGACGGCCTTGGTGGATTCCGCCCTTGAATTCTGGCTGACCACGGGGCGCTTTGCCGGTGATTTTGAAAATAAGTTTGCTGCCTTTTTGAACAGCAAACATTGCAGTCTGGTCAATTCCGGTTCGTCGGCCAATCTGCTGGCGTTTGCGGCGCTGGCTTCACCGCTGCTCGGGAAAAAGAGGATACGGCCGGGAGATGAGGTCATTACCGTGGCCGCCGCTTTTCCAACCACGGTGGCCCCCATTCTGCAATTCGGCGCCACGCCGGTCTTTGTGGATGTCTCACTGCCGTCATACAACATTGACTGCGATCTGCTCGAAACCGCCCTGACCAGGAAAACCCGGGCAGTCTTTTTGGCCCATACCCTGGGCAATCCGTTCAATATTAAGATCATAAAGAGGTTTTGCGAGACCCACAACCTGTGGTTGATCGAAGACAATTGCGATGCGTTGGGGTCGAAATATTGTCTGAACGGGGCGTGGCGGTATACCGGGACGTTTGGCGATCTGGGCACGTCAAGTTTTTATCCGCCGCATCATATGACCATGGGAGAAGGGGGGGCGGTGTATACCGACAACCTGCTGCTGAAAAGGATCGTGGAATCGCTCCGCGATTGGGGGCGCGACTGTTGGTGCCCGTCGGGAAAGGATGACACCTGCGGAAAACGGTTCAGCCGGGCCTATGGAGAACTGCCGCTGGGTTACGACCACAAATACGTTTATTCGCACTTTGGGTATAATCTGAAAGCCACCGAGATGCAGGCTGCCGTGGGTTGCGCTCAATTAAAAAAGCTGCCCCGATTCGTAGAATCAAGAAAAAGGAACTGGGATATTCTGCGGCAGGGCTTGTCGGATCTGGCAGAATATTTTATTTTGCCGGAACCGACACCAGGATCGGATCCCAGCTGGTTCGGTTTTCTTCTGACGGTACGGACCGGGGCCGGCTTTACCAGGGAGCAGATCGTGCGTCATTTGGAATCTCACAACATTCAGACCAGAATGCTGTTTGCCGGCAATATTCTCCGGCAACCCTGTTTTGACGAATTCAGGAAAGCGGGTAAGGGATACCGGGTTGTTTCTGCGATTTGCGGCGGAAAGTCATCGGGGAAAATCAAAAATGTTCTGCCGGTCACCGACCAGATAATGAGGGATACATTTTGGATCGGAGTGTATCCGGGAATGACCCGGGGAATGCTGGCGCACATGATCGACACCATCAGGGAGTTTGTAAACCAATGA